A single region of the Vicia villosa cultivar HV-30 ecotype Madison, WI linkage group LG4, Vvil1.0, whole genome shotgun sequence genome encodes:
- the LOC131596000 gene encoding aldehyde dehydrogenase family 3 member H1-like isoform X1: MASSTAKTKVFDSEEALATVNILREAFVSGKTRSYEWRVSQLKALLELTEKHEQEIFDALFSDLAKSEAEAFIQEIAMLKNSSKTAIKELKRWMAPEKVPTSLTTFPASAEIVSEPLGVVLVISAWNYPFLLSLDPVIGAIAAGNAVVLKPSEIAPATSALLAKLVGEYMDNSSIRVVEGAVDETSALLQQKWDKIFYTGNGRVGRIVMAAAAKHLTPVVLELGGKSPVVVDSKSNINLQVTTRRIIAGKWGCNNGQACISPDYIITTKDYAPKLVDALKTELESFYGKNPLESKDLSRIVNSNHFARLTKLLDDDKVSGKIVHGGEKDETKLRISPTLLLDVPRDSLIMSEEIFGPLLPIVTVDKIEESFDVINSGPKPLAAYIFTNNKNLKEKFVKTISAGGLVINDTTIHLAVHTLPFGGVGDSGVGAYHGKFSFDAFSHKKAVLYRSFFGDASIRYPPYTKTKYRLMKALMTGSIIGIIRAIFGKS; this comes from the exons ATGGCATCTTCTACAGCCAAAACGAAGGTGTTTGATTCAGAAGAAGCTTTAGCAACGGTTAATATTCTGAGAGAAGCGTTTGTTTCTGGTAAGACTCGAAGCTACGAATGGAGAGTTTCTCAGTTGAAAGCTCTTTTGGAATTAACTGAAAAGCATGAGCAAGAGATTTTCGATGCTCTTTTCTCTGACTTAGCCAAATCTGAAGCTGAAGCCTTCATCCAAGAG ATTGCTATGTTGAAAAACTCATCTAAAACTGCAATCAAGGAATTGAAGCGGTGGATGGCTCCGGAAAAG GTCCCAACATCCCTCACTACATTTCCTGCTTCAGCTGAAATAGTATCTGAACCACTTGGAGTTGTGTTGGTCATCTCTGCATGGAACTATCCATTTT TACTGTCACTTGATCCAGTCATTGGAGCTATTGCAGCTGGTAATGCTGTGGTCTTAAAACCATCAGAAATTGCTCCAGCCACATCAGCATTGCTAGCAAAACTGGTAGGGGAGTACATGGATAACTCATCTATACGAGTTGTTGAGGGAGCAGTTGATGAAACATCAGCATTACTGCAACAAAAGTGGGATAAAATTTTCTATACAG GTAATGGAAGAGTGGGACGCATTGTGATGGCGGCTGCTGCTAAGCACCTTACACCAGTTGTGCTGGAGCTTGGAGGAAAATCCCCTGTTGTTGTTGATTCAAAGTCAAATATCAACTTACAG GTTACAACTAGAAGGATAATTGCTGGAAAATGGGGTTGCAACAACGGACAGGCTTGCATTTCTCCTGATTATATTATAACCACAAAAGACTATGCTCCTAAGTTG GTGGATGCTCTAAAGACTGAATTGGAAAGTTTTTACGGAAAGAATCCTTTGGAATCAAAAGATTTGTCACGTATTGTAAACTCGAACCACTTTGCTCGTCTGACTAAGCTTTTGGATGATGATAAAGTTTCTGGTAAGATTGTTCATGGAGGTGAAAAGGATGAAACCAAATT GAGAATTAGCCCTACTCTTCTATTAGACGTTCCGCGAGATTCTCTAATAATGAGTGAAGAGATATTTGGTCCTTTACTTCCCATCGTCACAGTGGATAAAATAGAAGAAAGCTTTGATGTGATAAACTCAGGACCAAAGCCTCTTGCTGCATATATATTTACCAACAATAAGAATCTCAAGGAGAAGTTTGTTAAGACGATTTCTGCTGGTGGTTTGGTCATCAACGACACTACTATACAC CTTGCGGTTCATACTCTACCTTTTGGAGGAGTAGGTGATAGTGGAGTTGGTGCATACCATGGAAAATTCTCGTTTGATGCATTTAGCCACAAAAAAGCAGTTCTTTATCGCAGTTTTTTCGGTGATGCTTCTATAAGGTATCCACCATACACCAAAACAAAGTATAGATTGATGAAGGCTCTCATGACTGGCAGCATAATTGGTATAATTCGTGCTATATTTGGAAAGTCCTAG
- the LOC131596001 gene encoding aspartic proteinase Asp1, which yields MDFKTTKESKPFLSLFLFLLFSSIFPLSFSAASNKPLNSDKLHRLRSSAVFRLHGNVYPLGYYTVSLNIGYPPKLYDLDIDSGSDLTWVQCDAPCNGCTKPHEQLYKPKNNLVQCVDQLCAGVHLTSNYHCDTPDDQCDYEVEYADHGSSLGVLVRDYVPLQFTNGSLLRPKIAFGCGYDQKYSGPTSPPATTGVLGLGNGRTGILSQLHSLGLIRNVVGHCLSGRGGYLFFGDDLIPSSGIVWTPMLRSSSEKHYSLGPAELLFNGKLTTVKSLELIFDSGSSYTYFNSKAYRAVVDLVNSELKGKQLTRATEDPSLPICWKGAKSFKSVSDVKNYFKPLALRFKKGKNLQMLIPPEAYLIVTKHGNVCLGILDGTEVGLGDINIIGDISLQDKMVIYDNERQQIGWISSDCDRIPNIDRDFEGGAFPHPYAANLGIFEDRGCPAASEF from the exons ATGGATTTCAAAACCACCAAAGAATCAAAACCATTTCTCTCACTTTTTCTCTTTCTGCTCTTTTCTTCCATTTTCCCTCTCTCTTTCTCAGCTGCTTCCAATAAACCCCTCAACTCCGATAAGCTCCATCGCCTCCGTTCCTCCGCCGTTTTCCGTCTTCACGGAAATGTTTACCCCCTTGG GTATTACACAGTGTCTCTCAATATTGGTTATCCTCCAAAGCTTTATGACCTTGATATTGACTCTGGTAGTGACCTCACCTGGGTTCAGTGTGATGCACCATGCAATGGTTGCACCAAG CCTCATGAGCAACTTTATAAACCCAAAAATAATCTTGTGCAATGTGTGGACCAATTGTGTGCTGGAGTGCATTTAACGTCAAACTATCACTGTGATACTCCGGATGACCAATGTGACTATGAGGTTGAGTATGCGGATCATGGATCGTCTCTTGGGGTTCTTGTTCGAGACTATGTTCCTCTTCAATTCACGAATGGATCTCTGCTACGACCTAAGATAGCCTTTGG ATGTGGATATGATCAAAAGTATTCTGGTCCTACCTCTCCACCTGCCACCACTGGAGTTCTTGGCCTTGGCAATGGCAGGACAGGTATTTTGTCTCAGCTTCATTCTCTAGGTCTGATTCGCAACGTAGTTGGTCATTGCTTAAGTGGCCGAGGAGGGTATTTATTCTTTGGAGATGATCTCATTCCCTCATCAGGAATTGTTTGGACACCCATGTTACGTAGTTCTTCAGA AAAACACTACAGTTTAGGACCAGCAGAACTGCTTTTCAATGGAAAGCTTACTACTGTTAAGAGTCTTGAACTTATTTTCGATAGTGGAAGCTCTTACACTTACTTTAATTCCAAAGCTTATCGTGCTGTTGTTGATCTG GTAAATAGTGAATTAAAGGGAAAACAATTGACAAGAGCAACTGAGGATCCGTCTCTTCCGATTTGTTGGAAGGGTGCAAAGTCTTTCAAATCTGTAAGTGATGTCAAAAACTATTTCAAGCCCTTAGCTTTGAGATTCAAAAAAGGGAAGAATTTGCAGATGCTAATACCACCAGAAGCCTATCTCATTGTCACA AAACACGGAAATGTTTGCTTGGGGATTCTGGATGGCACTGAAGTAGGACTGGGAGATATTAACATAATAGGAG ACATCTCTTTACAAGATAAAATGGTAATTTACGACAACGAGAGGCAGCAGATTGGATGGATTTCTTCTGATTGCGATAGGATACCCAA tatcgatcgtgacTTTGAAGGTGGTGCTTTTCCACACCCTTATGCAGCCAATTTGGGTATCTTTGAGGACCGAGGATGTCCCGCCGCATCTGAATTCTGA
- the LOC131596000 gene encoding aldehyde dehydrogenase family 3 member H1-like isoform X2, producing MTTQSENTLTVEAASTLVNELRATFASGETRSYKWRISQLKQLYKIAEHHEQEIVDALLSDVGKPPLETVAYEIAMLKNSSKTAIKELKRWMAPEKVPTSLTTFPASAEIVSEPLGVVLVISAWNYPFLLSLDPVIGAIAAGNAVVLKPSEIAPATSALLAKLVGEYMDNSSIRVVEGAVDETSALLQQKWDKIFYTGNGRVGRIVMAAAAKHLTPVVLELGGKSPVVVDSKSNINLQVTTRRIIAGKWGCNNGQACISPDYIITTKDYAPKLVDALKTELESFYGKNPLESKDLSRIVNSNHFARLTKLLDDDKVSGKIVHGGEKDETKLRISPTLLLDVPRDSLIMSEEIFGPLLPIVTVDKIEESFDVINSGPKPLAAYIFTNNKNLKEKFVKTISAGGLVINDTTIHLAVHTLPFGGVGDSGVGAYHGKFSFDAFSHKKAVLYRSFFGDASIRYPPYTKTKYRLMKALMTGSIIGIIRAIFGKS from the exons ATGACGACACAATCGGAGAATACCTTGACGGTTGAAGCTGCGTCGACACTGGTGAATGAACTCAGAGCAACATTTGCTTCCGGCGAAACACGGAGTTACAAATGGAGAATTTCGCAACTAAAGCAACTCTATAAGATTGCTGAGCATCACGAACAAGAAATCGTAGATGCTCTTCTTAGCGACGTCGGTAAACCGCCGCTCGAAACGGTTGCTTACGAG ATTGCTATGTTGAAAAACTCATCTAAAACTGCAATCAAGGAATTGAAGCGGTGGATGGCTCCGGAAAAG GTCCCAACATCCCTCACTACATTTCCTGCTTCAGCTGAAATAGTATCTGAACCACTTGGAGTTGTGTTGGTCATCTCTGCATGGAACTATCCATTTT TACTGTCACTTGATCCAGTCATTGGAGCTATTGCAGCTGGTAATGCTGTGGTCTTAAAACCATCAGAAATTGCTCCAGCCACATCAGCATTGCTAGCAAAACTGGTAGGGGAGTACATGGATAACTCATCTATACGAGTTGTTGAGGGAGCAGTTGATGAAACATCAGCATTACTGCAACAAAAGTGGGATAAAATTTTCTATACAG GTAATGGAAGAGTGGGACGCATTGTGATGGCGGCTGCTGCTAAGCACCTTACACCAGTTGTGCTGGAGCTTGGAGGAAAATCCCCTGTTGTTGTTGATTCAAAGTCAAATATCAACTTACAG GTTACAACTAGAAGGATAATTGCTGGAAAATGGGGTTGCAACAACGGACAGGCTTGCATTTCTCCTGATTATATTATAACCACAAAAGACTATGCTCCTAAGTTG GTGGATGCTCTAAAGACTGAATTGGAAAGTTTTTACGGAAAGAATCCTTTGGAATCAAAAGATTTGTCACGTATTGTAAACTCGAACCACTTTGCTCGTCTGACTAAGCTTTTGGATGATGATAAAGTTTCTGGTAAGATTGTTCATGGAGGTGAAAAGGATGAAACCAAATT GAGAATTAGCCCTACTCTTCTATTAGACGTTCCGCGAGATTCTCTAATAATGAGTGAAGAGATATTTGGTCCTTTACTTCCCATCGTCACAGTGGATAAAATAGAAGAAAGCTTTGATGTGATAAACTCAGGACCAAAGCCTCTTGCTGCATATATATTTACCAACAATAAGAATCTCAAGGAGAAGTTTGTTAAGACGATTTCTGCTGGTGGTTTGGTCATCAACGACACTACTATACAC CTTGCGGTTCATACTCTACCTTTTGGAGGAGTAGGTGATAGTGGAGTTGGTGCATACCATGGAAAATTCTCGTTTGATGCATTTAGCCACAAAAAAGCAGTTCTTTATCGCAGTTTTTTCGGTGATGCTTCTATAAGGTATCCACCATACACCAAAACAAAGTATAGATTGATGAAGGCTCTCATGACTGGCAGCATAATTGGTATAATTCGTGCTATATTTGGAAAGTCCTAG